A single region of the Pontibacter kalidii genome encodes:
- a CDS encoding glycoside hydrolase family 2 TIM barrel-domain containing protein, with translation MNKLLLLTCLLALGFFPALAQKPYLDPVFENPAVQEENRLPMRASYFPFEDVAKAAAGDKAKSSRFMSLNGMWKFHWVEDYKQLPQDFYATNFSDKSWKEFPVPANWEFNGYGVPIYVNPFYEFNMTNPQPPNIPDNIDQPAGAYRRVITLPANWKDQRVFIHLGAVKSAFKLYVNGKYVGLGKDSKLESEFDITPYVQPGQNLIALEVRRWNDGSYLEAQDMWRVSGISRDCYLYTRPSVHLYDYVTNASLANNYRDGVMNLHITAWNNTDENQEKYKVSAALYDADGKKVWSAQQNTWGLKMKQGKTELRFNANVANAKAWSAETPNLYRLEIALYDADGKVQEVISRKMGFRTIEIKNTQILVNGKPVMFKGVNRHETHPETGQVVSREAMLEEVKLMKQLNVNAVRTSHYPNDPYFYELCDEYGLYVMDEANVESHGMHYDLGRTLANVPEWELAHLTRIGRMIRRDRNHPSIFSWSLGNEAGNGWNFYRGYELAKSLDPSLPVHYELASGDWNTDIYSKMYRTPDEVIAYAQSNPTQPYLLCEYAHAMGNSIGNFKEYWDIFETYPVLQGGFIWDWVDQGVYRMKDGKKILGYGGDWGDKDTPSDNNFLINGVIGADRTFHPHSYEVRKVYQNIAFTLNKNQLGVRSKYFFRTLDNFKLNWTLLRDGKEVKSGTINELTVQPGQFVRLTLPDEAIKADTANEYYLQVKAVLKNDEGVLKAGTELAFEEFALSKPVPPAYAASNDKINVTDGASTIELGNKRFSLTVDKKTGNITSYKANGKTILESGPRINFWRPGTDNDFGANLPKRLRALKDADEKAVVKKVNVETLADGQVQVNVEKELLDGGLKYEQTLIADGKGALTVKNKVQPLKELKLMTFKVGNHMTLPTDFKNLEWYGRGPWESYWDRKTAALVGQYKGSIAEQYHPYVRPQESGNKSDVRWAKISRKDGSGIIIQHIDTLLNVSALPYSPDQLFPGFDKHQTHSGSLEPDKNIHLHVDLQQFGIGGNNSWGLLPLDKYKLFLNRPYYYEYRIVPVKK, from the coding sequence ATGAATAAACTCTTACTGCTTACGTGTCTGCTGGCCCTGGGCTTTTTCCCGGCGCTAGCCCAGAAACCCTACCTCGATCCAGTTTTCGAAAACCCTGCCGTGCAGGAAGAAAACCGTCTGCCGATGCGGGCGTCGTACTTTCCGTTTGAGGATGTGGCCAAAGCGGCCGCCGGTGACAAGGCCAAGTCTTCTCGCTTTATGTCGCTTAACGGCATGTGGAAGTTCCATTGGGTGGAGGACTACAAGCAGCTGCCGCAGGATTTCTACGCCACCAATTTCAGTGATAAGAGCTGGAAAGAGTTTCCGGTGCCGGCCAACTGGGAGTTTAACGGCTACGGCGTACCGATCTATGTGAACCCGTTCTACGAGTTTAACATGACCAACCCGCAACCGCCGAACATACCGGATAATATAGACCAGCCGGCAGGTGCCTACCGCCGTGTGATTACCCTTCCGGCTAACTGGAAAGACCAGCGCGTGTTCATTCACCTGGGGGCTGTGAAATCAGCCTTTAAACTTTATGTGAACGGCAAGTACGTGGGCCTGGGCAAAGACAGCAAGCTGGAGTCGGAGTTCGATATCACGCCTTACGTGCAGCCGGGCCAGAACCTGATTGCCCTGGAGGTGCGCCGCTGGAACGACGGCAGCTACCTGGAAGCGCAGGACATGTGGCGCGTGTCGGGCATCAGCCGCGACTGCTACCTCTACACCCGCCCGAGCGTGCACCTCTACGACTATGTGACCAACGCCTCGCTGGCCAACAACTACCGCGACGGCGTGATGAACCTGCACATTACGGCCTGGAACAACACCGACGAAAACCAGGAGAAGTATAAAGTAAGCGCGGCCCTGTACGATGCCGATGGCAAGAAAGTATGGAGCGCCCAACAGAACACCTGGGGCCTGAAGATGAAGCAGGGTAAAACCGAACTTCGTTTTAACGCCAATGTTGCCAACGCTAAAGCCTGGAGCGCCGAAACCCCGAACCTGTACCGCCTCGAAATCGCCCTTTACGATGCAGACGGCAAGGTGCAGGAAGTGATCAGCCGCAAGATGGGCTTCCGTACGATAGAGATCAAGAACACGCAAATACTGGTAAACGGCAAGCCAGTGATGTTCAAAGGCGTGAACCGCCATGAGACGCACCCGGAAACGGGGCAGGTGGTGAGCCGTGAGGCCATGCTGGAGGAAGTGAAGCTGATGAAGCAGCTAAACGTGAACGCTGTGCGCACCAGCCACTACCCGAACGACCCTTACTTTTATGAACTATGCGACGAGTACGGCCTGTACGTAATGGACGAGGCCAATGTGGAGTCGCATGGCATGCACTACGATTTGGGCCGCACGCTGGCTAACGTGCCGGAGTGGGAGCTGGCGCACCTGACGCGCATCGGCCGCATGATTCGCCGCGACCGCAACCACCCGAGCATTTTCTCCTGGAGCCTGGGCAACGAGGCGGGCAACGGCTGGAACTTCTACCGTGGCTACGAGCTGGCCAAGAGCCTGGACCCCTCGCTGCCGGTGCACTACGAACTGGCATCCGGCGACTGGAACACCGATATCTACTCTAAAATGTACCGCACCCCGGACGAGGTGATCGCCTACGCCCAGAGCAACCCCACGCAACCCTACCTGCTGTGCGAGTACGCCCACGCCATGGGCAACAGCATTGGTAACTTTAAGGAGTACTGGGATATTTTCGAAACCTACCCGGTGCTGCAGGGCGGCTTTATCTGGGATTGGGTAGACCAGGGCGTATACCGCATGAAGGACGGCAAGAAGATCCTGGGCTACGGCGGCGACTGGGGCGATAAAGACACGCCAAGCGATAACAACTTCCTCATCAACGGGGTGATCGGGGCGGACCGTACTTTCCACCCGCACTCTTACGAGGTGCGCAAAGTATACCAGAACATCGCCTTTACCCTAAACAAAAACCAGCTGGGCGTGCGCAGCAAGTATTTCTTCCGCACCCTGGATAACTTTAAACTGAACTGGACGCTGCTGCGCGACGGCAAAGAAGTAAAATCCGGCACAATCAACGAGCTCACCGTGCAGCCGGGGCAATTTGTGAGACTTACCCTACCGGACGAGGCGATTAAAGCCGATACGGCCAATGAGTACTACCTGCAGGTAAAAGCGGTGCTTAAAAACGATGAAGGCGTGCTGAAAGCAGGCACCGAGCTGGCCTTCGAAGAGTTTGCCCTGAGCAAGCCTGTGCCGCCAGCTTATGCCGCGAGCAACGACAAGATCAACGTAACGGACGGAGCCTCGACTATCGAGCTGGGTAATAAGCGGTTCAGCCTGACGGTGGATAAGAAAACGGGTAACATTACCTCTTACAAGGCCAACGGCAAAACGATATTGGAAAGTGGCCCGCGCATCAACTTCTGGCGCCCCGGCACCGACAACGATTTCGGGGCAAATCTTCCGAAAAGGCTGAGAGCGTTAAAGGATGCTGACGAAAAAGCCGTGGTGAAAAAGGTGAACGTAGAAACGCTGGCCGACGGGCAGGTGCAGGTGAACGTTGAGAAGGAGTTGCTGGACGGTGGCTTGAAGTATGAGCAGACCCTGATTGCTGACGGCAAAGGTGCCCTGACCGTGAAAAACAAGGTGCAGCCGCTGAAGGAACTGAAACTGATGACCTTTAAGGTAGGCAACCACATGACGCTGCCAACAGACTTCAAAAACCTGGAATGGTATGGCCGCGGCCCGTGGGAAAGCTACTGGGATAGAAAAACTGCCGCCCTGGTGGGCCAGTACAAAGGCAGCATCGCCGAGCAGTACCACCCGTACGTGCGTCCGCAGGAGAGCGGTAACAAGAGTGATGTGCGCTGGGCCAAGATCAGCCGCAAAGACGGCTCCGGCATCATCATCCAGCACATCGATACGCTGCTGAACGTGAGCGCCCTGCCCTACAGCCCGGACCAGCTGTTCCCGGGCTTCGACAAGCACCAGACGCACTCAGGTTCGCTGGAGCCGGATAAAAATATCCACCTGCACGTGGACCTGCAGCAGTTCGGCATTGGCGGCAACAACAGTTGGGGCCTGCTGCCGCTCGACAAGTATAAGCTGTTTCTCAACAGGCCATACTATTACGAGTACCGTATAGTGCCGGTGAAAAAGTAG
- a CDS encoding peptide-N-glycosidase F-related protein — MKYKIIRKVWLYTLTAMLSIITLQTHASDTLNVVTHNRMTVVTDPSQGNNRYKAWGVFPSKGEDIRSIKLKLRLGCPDNMRCADWDYKDHITIRRTGGKKGASQDIEIGRMLTPYGGAFGKEWTFDWEVDVTDFSLLLRDSVEIEYNHTGWEPNEDRGWTVTLDFEVVKGKPAWEPISIQKIYDGAYRYGDPANPIENALKPTTFKADKNAAFARLRVVQTGHGMDKPDNCAEFCSKYREVYFDEKLVDRRDIWKKCGENPLYPQAGTWVYDRADWCPGDLMQPDLFDLPVKPGSQHTVDINMEDYTSTEPSADEYITAYVIQYKKPAAKNDVALTDIIRPSLKDAHRRQNPANVQPQIVVRNMGAAPLTSLQISYGTRGFGKKKYNWTGSLQPAGYTVIALPGEIESNVGQNTFEVELQRPNGKKDKYAADNKMASAFEAVPRQEGTMVVYLMTNNQPDQNSYVLKDREGKVIQERVAGTLKANTLYRDTVQLTNGNYEFVLQDTGGNGLEFWANPRGGRGKVRLLNKDGAMLQDFESDFGSSVRYAFEVGTPVAPVTDQTSFGLYPTRTNDTTTFDYYANLPHDVLVQIVTDPGDEVVLEQKYEQLKEGVFTYDLSQHPKGRFYLKVFVDGEEKFKKRIRLKE, encoded by the coding sequence ATGAAGTATAAAATTATCCGCAAAGTATGGCTTTACACCCTGACCGCCATGCTTTCCATCATCACCCTCCAAACCCACGCCTCCGATACCTTAAATGTGGTCACGCACAACCGCATGACGGTGGTAACCGACCCGAGCCAGGGCAATAACCGCTACAAAGCCTGGGGCGTTTTCCCGTCCAAAGGCGAGGACATTAGAAGTATAAAACTGAAGCTGCGCCTGGGCTGCCCCGACAACATGCGCTGCGCCGACTGGGATTATAAAGACCACATCACCATTCGTAGAACCGGAGGCAAAAAAGGCGCGTCGCAGGACATTGAGATCGGGCGCATGCTGACGCCCTATGGTGGGGCCTTCGGCAAGGAATGGACTTTTGACTGGGAGGTGGACGTCACCGATTTCAGCCTGCTGCTGCGCGATAGCGTGGAGATAGAGTATAACCACACCGGCTGGGAGCCCAATGAGGACCGTGGCTGGACCGTGACGCTGGATTTCGAGGTCGTGAAGGGGAAACCGGCCTGGGAGCCTATTTCCATCCAGAAGATCTACGACGGGGCTTACCGCTACGGCGACCCTGCCAACCCAATCGAGAATGCGCTGAAGCCCACTACGTTTAAAGCCGATAAAAATGCTGCGTTCGCCCGCCTGCGCGTGGTGCAGACTGGCCACGGCATGGACAAGCCTGACAACTGCGCTGAGTTTTGCAGCAAGTACAGGGAAGTATACTTCGACGAGAAACTGGTAGACAGGAGAGACATCTGGAAGAAGTGCGGAGAGAATCCGCTCTATCCGCAGGCTGGCACCTGGGTGTACGACCGCGCCGACTGGTGCCCCGGCGACCTGATGCAACCTGACCTGTTTGACCTGCCCGTAAAGCCCGGCTCCCAGCACACGGTAGACATCAACATGGAGGATTATACTTCCACGGAGCCAAGCGCCGACGAATACATCACCGCGTACGTCATACAGTATAAAAAGCCCGCTGCTAAAAACGATGTGGCCCTAACCGACATCATCCGCCCGTCGCTGAAAGATGCCCACCGTCGCCAGAATCCAGCCAATGTGCAGCCGCAGATCGTAGTGCGCAACATGGGAGCAGCGCCGCTTACCAGCCTGCAAATTAGCTACGGCACCAGGGGCTTTGGCAAGAAGAAGTATAACTGGACCGGCAGCCTGCAGCCCGCAGGCTACACCGTGATCGCCCTGCCGGGCGAAATAGAGAGCAACGTAGGGCAGAACACCTTTGAAGTAGAGTTGCAGCGGCCAAACGGTAAAAAAGACAAGTATGCGGCCGATAATAAAATGGCCAGCGCCTTCGAGGCGGTACCAAGGCAGGAGGGAACCATGGTCGTATACCTGATGACAAACAACCAGCCGGATCAAAACAGCTACGTGCTCAAAGACAGAGAGGGCAAAGTTATTCAGGAGAGAGTCGCCGGAACCCTGAAGGCGAATACCCTATACCGCGACACGGTGCAGCTGACTAATGGCAACTATGAGTTTGTCCTTCAGGACACCGGCGGAAATGGCCTGGAGTTCTGGGCCAACCCGCGCGGCGGCAGGGGCAAGGTGCGCCTGCTGAATAAAGACGGGGCCATGCTGCAGGATTTTGAGTCTGACTTCGGTTCCTCGGTGCGCTATGCCTTTGAGGTAGGAACGCCCGTAGCGCCAGTTACTGACCAGACCTCCTTCGGCTTATACCCCACCCGCACCAACGATACCACCACCTTCGACTATTATGCTAACCTGCCGCACGACGTGCTGGTGCAGATCGTAACCGACCCGGGCGATGAGGTGGTACTGGAGCAGAAGTATGAGCAGCTAAAGGAAGGCGTCTTCACCTACGACCTGAGCCAGCACCCGAAAGGCCGCTTTTACCTAAAAGTATTTGTTGACGGGGAAGAGAAGTTCAAGAAGCGCATCCGCCTGAAAGAGTAA
- a CDS encoding glycoside hydrolase family 27 protein, whose translation MLKKLVPCFLLVALLACRSQPNSAVTSYAPAVGKAVAVAERPRTPIMGWSSWNNFRANINEDIIRAQADFMVSSGMQEAGYTYVNIDDGFFGGRDAEGNILPHPERFPSGMRALSDYIHSKGLKAGIYSDAGINTCASYWDKDTVGVGMGLYGHDAQDLQLMLQEWNYDFIKVDWCGGDWLGLDEQTRYTQIGHLIRQIRPDAVYNVCRWEFPGEWVVPLADSWRISGDIDNTFASVMHIVDLNADLWKHASPGHVNDMDMLQVGRGMSYEEDKTHFSMWCMMSSPLLAGNDLRQMSPETIRILTNKELIAINQDKLVYQARRLVDKGDLEVWAKPLQTTMSGQVAVALLNRSGKTAAITFQPDSVGLDAVKGYTMRDLWAKKDFAVSTAKDISFDVPAHGVVVLTLQGTSRPYNVFQYK comes from the coding sequence ATGTTAAAAAAGCTCGTCCCATGTTTTTTGCTTGTTGCGCTGCTTGCCTGCCGGAGCCAGCCCAATAGCGCCGTTACCAGCTACGCACCTGCTGTAGGCAAAGCGGTAGCGGTAGCCGAGCGCCCCAGAACACCCATTATGGGCTGGTCGAGCTGGAATAACTTCCGAGCCAATATCAACGAGGACATCATCCGGGCGCAGGCCGATTTCATGGTCTCGTCGGGGATGCAGGAGGCCGGTTATACGTATGTCAACATCGACGACGGCTTCTTTGGCGGGCGCGATGCGGAGGGAAATATTCTGCCCCACCCGGAGCGGTTCCCCAGCGGCATGCGTGCCCTGAGCGACTACATCCACTCTAAAGGGCTGAAAGCGGGAATTTACTCGGATGCCGGCATCAACACCTGTGCCTCTTACTGGGACAAAGATACCGTGGGCGTAGGCATGGGTCTCTACGGGCACGATGCGCAGGACCTGCAACTGATGCTGCAGGAGTGGAACTATGATTTTATTAAAGTGGACTGGTGCGGCGGCGATTGGCTGGGCCTCGATGAGCAAACGCGCTATACCCAGATCGGCCACCTGATCCGCCAGATCCGGCCCGATGCGGTCTACAACGTGTGCCGTTGGGAGTTTCCGGGCGAGTGGGTGGTGCCGCTGGCTGACTCCTGGCGCATCTCCGGAGACATCGACAACACTTTTGCCTCGGTGATGCACATCGTGGACCTGAACGCCGACCTCTGGAAGCACGCCTCGCCGGGCCACGTAAACGACATGGACATGCTGCAGGTAGGGCGGGGCATGAGCTACGAAGAAGATAAGACGCACTTTTCGATGTGGTGTATGATGAGCTCCCCGCTGCTGGCCGGCAACGACCTGCGCCAGATGAGCCCGGAAACGATCCGCATCCTCACAAACAAAGAGTTGATTGCTATCAACCAGGACAAACTGGTGTACCAGGCCCGCCGCCTGGTGGACAAAGGCGACCTGGAAGTATGGGCCAAGCCCCTGCAGACGACCATGAGCGGCCAGGTAGCCGTGGCGCTGCTCAACAGGTCGGGGAAAACCGCTGCTATTACTTTCCAGCCGGATTCCGTGGGCCTGGATGCCGTCAAAGGCTATACCATGCGTGACCTTTGGGCGAAAAAAGATTTTGCCGTTTCTACAGCGAAAGACATTAGCTTTGACGTTCCCGCGCACGGCGTGGTCGTGCTGACGTTACAGGGTACTTCCCGGCCTTACAATGTATTTCAGTACAAGTAG
- a CDS encoding SusC/RagA family TonB-linked outer membrane protein: MRKMITKQFVLCLLLCLFTGLAFAQQKRTITGTVKDDKGTPLPYASVQVKGTTTGTTTGDDGTFSLSVAEGAVLVVNSLGFDSKEVSVGTSNTLNITLGSSSSQLSEVVVTALGIEREKKSLGYAMQEVGGGELVEAREANLANALTGKVAGLQITRSSNGPGGSSKILLRGNNSLTGDNQPLIVVDGIPIDNFTGRNNNDYWNPGLDMGNGLADINAEDIASISVLKGASAAALYGSRAGNGVILITTKSGKPQDGLGITISSTVGYDEIFTYPELQDTFGQGSEGSYDPISGASWGPRADGQTVENWRGENVPLRIYDNIDNFFGKGLYSSQNVSFQQQYNNTSVYTSFNKFDNEGVSPGVKLSRTSLTARAVSHFGKAERWTTDTKVQYTKTDAENRPIGGNNPNNSFGTLFGLPRSIDIRDFERAVDENGNMIWYGSSSQMNPYWNSRYNLNQDLRDRFIMNGSVKYDFTDWLSAEIKGGADMHYTTVESKLYGGSPQTPSGRYSLGKQNFMETNYSTLITAQRDNVIGRLGGMVTLGGNLMAQKFSSISGNAGELEVPNLFSLNNGRSNPTIGQDYREQKINSVYGMVQFNWDGYLFLDATFRNDWASTLSEDNRSFFYPSVSASYVFTDMLETTGATLPAWLTYGKLRASYAEVGNGLQPYELYNTYWIGKDPNGNPTAGRNPTLYNSNVKNELIKSYEAGLEARFFDSRIGFDFTVYKSNATNQLITLPMDPLSGYSGRIINAGDIQNKGIELMVDADIIRNSTGFNWNISGNFSRNRNTVEELYEDIEIYQLGGFDDVRVNAVVGGEYGEIYGSTFSRVDDSESPYFGQLLLSSAGLPLVGEQGVRLGNQQADALLGVTNTLRYKGLGLSFQVDARIGGEIFAGTLASMQRNGTSLATLRDGGRESFVVEGVIQDPTTGEYQVNTTEVTPQNYWNAVAGVGNLGITEANVYDATNVRLRNVNLSYALPGGLLSKTPLQRASVGITATNVWLISSHLDGLDPESVFATGSNATGFENGSMPTTRSILFNLTLGF, from the coding sequence ATGAGGAAAATGATTACTAAGCAGTTCGTGCTTTGTTTGCTCCTGTGCCTGTTTACAGGATTGGCGTTCGCGCAGCAGAAACGGACCATCACTGGTACAGTGAAAGATGACAAGGGAACTCCTTTGCCTTATGCGTCGGTACAGGTAAAGGGAACTACGACCGGAACGACCACCGGTGACGACGGCACGTTCAGCCTTTCAGTGGCTGAGGGGGCTGTTCTGGTGGTAAACTCCTTAGGTTTTGACTCCAAGGAAGTAAGTGTTGGGACAAGCAACACGCTCAATATTACGCTGGGAAGCAGCAGCAGCCAGCTCAGCGAGGTAGTGGTGACAGCTCTGGGGATTGAGCGCGAGAAGAAATCGCTGGGATATGCCATGCAGGAAGTTGGCGGCGGGGAGCTGGTGGAGGCGAGAGAGGCTAACCTAGCAAATGCCCTGACGGGTAAGGTGGCTGGTCTGCAGATCACGCGCTCCAGCAACGGCCCGGGAGGTTCCTCCAAGATCCTCCTTCGCGGTAACAACTCCCTTACAGGGGATAACCAGCCGCTGATCGTGGTAGACGGTATTCCGATCGACAACTTTACCGGAAGAAACAACAACGACTACTGGAACCCGGGCCTGGACATGGGTAACGGTCTTGCCGATATTAACGCAGAAGATATAGCAAGTATATCTGTGCTGAAGGGAGCGTCTGCGGCGGCTCTCTATGGCTCAAGAGCGGGTAACGGCGTTATCCTGATCACCACGAAGTCTGGCAAGCCGCAGGACGGGCTGGGTATCACGATCTCCTCTACCGTTGGCTACGACGAGATTTTTACCTATCCAGAACTGCAGGATACCTTCGGCCAGGGTTCGGAGGGTAGCTATGATCCAATATCTGGCGCTAGCTGGGGCCCAAGAGCCGATGGGCAGACCGTGGAGAACTGGAGAGGCGAAAATGTGCCGCTTCGCATTTATGACAACATCGATAACTTCTTTGGAAAAGGACTTTACTCCAGCCAGAACGTTTCGTTCCAGCAGCAGTACAACAACACCTCTGTTTACACGTCCTTCAATAAGTTTGACAACGAAGGAGTGTCGCCGGGCGTGAAGCTAAGCAGAACCAGCCTGACGGCCAGAGCTGTCAGCCATTTCGGCAAGGCGGAGCGCTGGACCACGGACACCAAGGTGCAGTATACAAAGACTGACGCCGAGAACCGGCCAATCGGGGGTAACAACCCTAACAACTCCTTCGGAACGCTATTCGGCCTGCCACGCTCCATAGACATCCGTGACTTTGAGCGGGCGGTTGATGAGAATGGCAACATGATCTGGTACGGCTCCAGCAGCCAGATGAACCCTTACTGGAACAGCAGGTATAACCTGAACCAGGATTTAAGAGACAGGTTTATCATGAATGGTTCCGTGAAGTATGACTTTACGGACTGGTTGAGTGCTGAGATTAAAGGTGGTGCGGACATGCACTATACTACTGTCGAGAGCAAACTCTACGGCGGCAGCCCACAGACACCATCCGGAAGATACAGCCTGGGCAAGCAGAACTTCATGGAGACCAACTACAGCACACTCATCACGGCACAGCGCGATAACGTGATCGGCAGACTGGGTGGTATGGTGACATTGGGTGGTAACCTGATGGCGCAGAAGTTCAGCTCTATCAGCGGCAACGCTGGCGAACTGGAAGTGCCAAACCTGTTCTCCCTGAACAACGGCAGATCTAATCCTACCATAGGCCAGGACTATCGCGAGCAGAAAATCAACTCAGTATACGGTATGGTGCAGTTTAACTGGGACGGCTACCTGTTCCTGGATGCGACCTTCCGCAACGACTGGGCTTCTACCCTGAGCGAAGACAACCGCTCGTTCTTCTACCCGTCCGTGAGCGCCTCTTACGTGTTCACCGATATGCTGGAGACCACTGGAGCTACACTTCCGGCCTGGTTGACCTACGGTAAACTAAGAGCCTCTTATGCAGAGGTAGGAAACGGCCTTCAGCCTTACGAGCTTTACAACACCTACTGGATAGGAAAAGACCCAAATGGCAACCCGACGGCAGGCAGAAATCCCACCCTTTACAACTCAAATGTTAAAAATGAGCTGATTAAGTCGTACGAAGCCGGTTTGGAGGCGCGTTTCTTTGACAGCCGGATTGGCTTTGACTTTACAGTTTATAAGTCTAACGCTACAAACCAGCTTATTACGCTGCCAATGGACCCGCTCAGCGGTTACAGCGGAAGAATTATCAATGCTGGTGATATCCAGAACAAGGGTATAGAGTTGATGGTAGATGCCGACATCATCAGAAACTCGACCGGTTTTAACTGGAACATCAGCGGTAACTTCTCCAGAAACCGCAACACAGTGGAGGAACTGTATGAGGATATCGAGATCTATCAGTTGGGAGGCTTCGATGATGTGCGTGTAAATGCAGTAGTTGGCGGCGAGTATGGCGAGATCTACGGCAGCACGTTCAGCAGAGTAGATGATTCGGAAAGTCCATACTTTGGCCAATTGCTGCTGAGCAGCGCAGGATTGCCACTGGTAGGAGAGCAGGGTGTGAGACTGGGCAACCAGCAGGCGGATGCACTGTTGGGTGTTACCAACACACTGCGTTATAAAGGCCTGGGCCTTTCCTTCCAAGTAGATGCCCGCATCGGAGGCGAGATCTTCGCTGGAACACTTGCTAGCATGCAGCGCAACGGTACATCTCTCGCCACGCTGCGTGACGGAGGCCGTGAAAGCTTTGTAGTGGAAGGTGTGATACAGGACCCTACTACAGGAGAATACCAAGTAAACACGACAGAAGTAACGCCACAGAACTACTGGAATGCAGTAGCTGGTGTGGGTAACCTGGGTATCACAGAGGCCAATGTTTACGATGCAACCAATGTGCGTCTGCGCAACGTGAACTTAAGCTATGCACTGCCAGGAGGTCTGCTTTCTAAAACGCCGCTTCAGAGAGCCAGCGTTGGCATAACAGCCACAAACGTGTGGCTCATCTCCAGCCACCTGGACGGACTAGACCCTGAATCGGTGTTTGCCACTGGCTCCAACGCAACTGGTTTTGAGAACGGAAGTATGCCAACCACACGCTCTATTCTGTTCAACCTTACGCTGGGCTTCTAA
- a CDS encoding ROK family protein, with the protein MFDKQVAYKRNIAKHLYFAGELSCADLSTLTGKSVPLTARLLGELVNEGTVVEKGYALSTGGRRPQMYSLRPDLMYMVSVAMDQLITRIALLDMHNNYIGEVQKVELPLANNPDALQQLALHLTQFIAQAGVPTDKIIGVGIGMPGFVDVVKGVNHSFLNNGQVSLVTYLESEINLPVVIDNDSSLVALAEHKLGTAKDRQNVMVLSIGWGIGLGMVLNGALFRGHNGFAGEFSHIPIFMNNKMCSCGKSGCLETETSLVVVAERAVEGLKSGRVSMLQGLTLDDMEATSNAIMEAALKGDRFAIELFSETAYNIGRGVATLIHLLNPELIVLSGRGSVAGKLWMAPLQQAINEHCIPKIAEDTEIKISTIGYQAEIIGAAALVMEHYDTLSLGKGKTAGNHQAV; encoded by the coding sequence ATGTTTGACAAACAGGTTGCTTATAAGAGGAACATCGCAAAGCATCTATACTTTGCCGGTGAGCTGTCCTGTGCTGACCTCAGCACCCTTACTGGTAAGAGTGTACCTCTTACCGCACGCCTGCTTGGTGAGTTAGTGAACGAGGGAACGGTGGTCGAGAAAGGCTATGCCCTCTCCACCGGTGGCAGGCGGCCGCAGATGTACTCCTTAAGGCCTGATTTAATGTACATGGTGTCCGTGGCGATGGATCAGCTCATAACACGCATCGCCCTGCTCGACATGCACAACAACTACATAGGGGAAGTCCAAAAGGTGGAGTTGCCACTGGCCAACAACCCCGATGCCCTGCAGCAGCTAGCCCTTCATCTCACACAATTTATAGCGCAGGCAGGCGTTCCGACTGACAAGATCATCGGAGTGGGAATCGGTATGCCAGGGTTTGTGGATGTGGTTAAAGGAGTCAATCACTCATTTCTCAATAATGGGCAGGTCAGCCTGGTCACGTACCTGGAGTCTGAGATAAACCTCCCGGTTGTGATCGACAACGACTCGAGCCTGGTCGCCCTGGCCGAGCACAAGTTGGGTACCGCCAAGGACAGGCAGAACGTGATGGTGCTGAGCATTGGGTGGGGTATAGGCCTGGGCATGGTATTGAACGGGGCCTTGTTTCGGGGGCACAACGGCTTTGCCGGCGAGTTCAGCCACATCCCCATCTTCATGAACAACAAGATGTGCAGCTGTGGCAAGAGCGGCTGCTTGGAAACCGAGACCTCACTGGTGGTGGTAGCGGAACGGGCGGTAGAGGGGCTAAAGTCCGGCAGGGTATCGATGCTGCAGGGGCTCACGCTCGATGATATGGAAGCCACATCTAATGCTATTATGGAGGCTGCCCTGAAGGGAGACCGCTTCGCCATCGAGTTGTTCTCCGAAACAGCCTATAACATAGGAAGGGGCGTGGCCACACTTATACATCTTCTTAACCCGGAGCTCATCGTGCTAAGTGGCAGGGGGTCTGTGGCCGGCAAACTTTGGATGGCCCCTCTCCAACAGGCAATCAACGAGCACTGCATTCCTAAAATCGCTGAAGACACAGAAATCAAAATCTCAACAATCGGATACCAGGCGGAAATAATTGGCGCAGCGGCGCTGGTTATGGAGCATTACGACACCTTAAGCCTTGGAAAGGGCAAAACGGCAGGCAATCATCAGGCGGTTTAG